A genomic window from Serratia liquefaciens includes:
- a CDS encoding nuclease-related domain-containing DEAD/DEAH box helicase, whose amino-acid sequence MAKMIPAFGPVDNDSYGEKTVYALLKEGLSDDFTVIHSLPWLSSAARHLGMRLPPSGEIDFLVLHRIYGVLAFEVKSGVYRVDGPIFVHLQTNNNVDVVKQTRNNVHGLARWLGGATTLRLRIGYGFIFPDSYFNNNVINTAMVDASVRPFRKIFVDKSQLPEIAKYTIEIMQYWKSALGNNDLGSERLQLIIKSICPQFDGTPDWGTRIIYDNQLWLRLTHEQIKVIELLSEYQRFVVTGWPGTGKTLIGIEFARRLVKEQKKVLFLTFNNRLSEYIRQQTPDSLCDVFTWHKLCHQARNRLALPPESPTGWFESGCCEDLLNALNKKDLKDYDALIIDEAQALHPSWLETLFCWFENKNIIAFCDETQTFSFEKGTNHTDLQRIINSQFSFSLTIVLRCPKAVTDYLMAIRPSSYQITSPRNNEPDTLKELVVIDPLSTLIDEILRLKESSVPSDEITVLVPTDLVKNFLQKDMKIFDINIETVSRFRGMESPVVITLDSENMEDAQLFCAYSRATTAFIAIYDSEKLAWRENNNFLHKLVNRKEIQRAINEAKHKSSSKVLMANFFSEGDLKLNTVKLAWSKSLSSWLIEFDEENSPAETWVDYLYSHHTYPVMYWFSDSRRVVYYIENQQFELNTLDIGTHLLIKNCATCEKMTPFDSDNNCFLCNKRTEESSPTRHEINAIREFDLTISQGNFNSAVQKEKRRLLPIPLAAASARRVAFEKAYRRKVLRESLPGGKLLYRSALAFIQAWVALLPPDKILVLDEITDALRKRYTYLEQLERSELRNALACALSTCYNKKHLIKVEKGKYSPVDD is encoded by the coding sequence ATGGCCAAAATGATTCCGGCATTCGGACCTGTTGATAATGATAGTTATGGAGAAAAAACGGTCTATGCCCTGCTAAAAGAAGGGCTGTCCGATGATTTCACTGTGATTCATAGTCTTCCGTGGTTGAGTTCGGCAGCCCGGCATTTGGGTATGAGATTACCTCCAAGTGGAGAAATAGATTTTCTTGTTCTCCATCGTATCTATGGTGTTTTAGCTTTCGAGGTAAAAAGTGGGGTATATCGCGTAGATGGCCCTATTTTTGTACATCTCCAAACAAATAATAATGTCGATGTAGTGAAGCAAACACGTAACAATGTTCATGGATTAGCCCGTTGGTTAGGAGGAGCAACAACATTACGATTGCGTATTGGTTATGGTTTTATTTTTCCCGATAGCTATTTCAATAATAACGTTATAAATACAGCAATGGTTGATGCGTCTGTAAGACCATTTAGAAAAATATTCGTTGATAAAAGCCAACTCCCGGAAATTGCAAAGTACACTATTGAGATAATGCAATATTGGAAATCTGCATTAGGAAATAATGATTTAGGAAGTGAACGACTTCAATTAATAATAAAATCTATATGCCCGCAATTTGATGGCACGCCTGACTGGGGAACCCGAATTATTTATGATAATCAACTCTGGTTAAGACTCACACATGAACAAATTAAAGTCATTGAACTGCTGTCAGAATATCAACGATTTGTTGTAACTGGATGGCCAGGAACAGGAAAGACTCTGATTGGGATTGAATTCGCCAGACGACTTGTTAAAGAGCAAAAAAAAGTTTTATTTCTTACTTTTAACAACCGCCTTTCTGAATACATTCGACAACAAACTCCAGACTCATTATGCGACGTTTTTACCTGGCACAAACTCTGTCATCAGGCTCGTAATAGATTAGCGCTACCTCCTGAGTCTCCAACAGGCTGGTTTGAATCAGGATGTTGCGAGGATTTGCTTAATGCATTAAATAAAAAGGATCTAAAGGATTATGATGCTTTGATTATTGACGAAGCGCAGGCGTTACATCCTTCGTGGTTGGAAACCTTATTTTGTTGGTTTGAAAATAAAAACATTATTGCATTTTGCGATGAAACCCAAACGTTCTCTTTTGAAAAAGGAACGAATCATACTGACCTTCAGCGGATAATTAACTCCCAATTTTCCTTCAGCTTAACGATTGTGTTAAGATGCCCCAAAGCCGTTACTGATTATTTAATGGCTATCAGACCTTCTTCATATCAAATTACTTCCCCAAGGAATAACGAACCTGATACGTTAAAAGAATTAGTAGTTATCGATCCACTTTCCACATTGATTGATGAAATCTTACGGTTGAAAGAAAGTTCTGTACCATCTGATGAGATTACCGTCCTTGTCCCTACGGATTTAGTGAAAAACTTCCTCCAGAAAGACATGAAAATTTTTGATATAAATATTGAAACTGTATCCCGTTTTCGTGGTATGGAATCACCTGTTGTTATTACACTGGATTCCGAAAACATGGAGGATGCTCAATTATTTTGTGCTTATTCAAGAGCCACAACTGCTTTCATTGCAATTTATGATTCGGAGAAACTAGCATGGAGAGAAAATAATAATTTTCTGCATAAGCTGGTTAATAGAAAGGAAATTCAGCGAGCAATTAATGAAGCAAAACATAAATCATCCTCCAAAGTTCTTATGGCTAACTTTTTCAGCGAAGGGGACCTTAAACTCAACACTGTAAAATTAGCATGGTCAAAAAGCCTTTCTTCGTGGCTTATTGAGTTTGATGAAGAAAACTCTCCAGCGGAAACGTGGGTTGATTATTTATATTCCCACCATACTTACCCAGTTATGTATTGGTTCAGCGATTCACGGAGAGTTGTTTATTACATTGAAAATCAACAATTCGAATTAAACACATTAGACATAGGAACACATTTATTAATAAAAAATTGTGCCACATGTGAAAAGATGACACCTTTTGATTCTGACAATAATTGTTTTCTTTGCAATAAGAGAACAGAAGAATCATCACCAACCAGACATGAAATTAATGCAATTCGCGAGTTTGATTTAACAATCTCTCAGGGTAATTTTAATTCAGCTGTTCAAAAAGAAAAGAGACGATTATTACCCATACCGTTAGCTGCGGCTAGTGCCCGAAGAGTGGCATTCGAAAAGGCATATAGAAGGAAAGTACTACGCGAATCATTACCTGGCGGAAAACTTCTCTACAGAAGCGCATTAGCTTTTATACAGGCTTGGGTTGCGTTATTACCACCAGATAAAATACTAGTATTGGATGAGATAACAGATGCACTACGTAAACGCTATACTTATCTTGAACAATTAGAACGTTCTGAATTAAGGAATGCTTTAGCCTGTGCACTGTCAACTTGCTACAATAAAAAGCATCTTATTAAAGTCGAAAAAGGGAAATATTCACCTGTCGACGACTAA
- a CDS encoding type I restriction endonuclease subunit R produces the protein MLTEDDLEQLCLGWFTEQGWEIHHGPDIAPDGSNPQRASYHDVFLTPVLTSCLQKINPHLPADVFEQVISRITRAESPDLIASNKAFHHWLLEGVPVQYRCDEELIHDHALLVDFNQPQNNHFMVVNQMTICGTKQPRRPDIICFINGLPLAVVELKSPIDDKVDIWDAYHQLQTYKDEIRDLFISNEALIVSDGYLARVGSLTATEERFMPWKTISNENDKPLLEWQLETMVRGFFNREQLLDYIRYFVLFENNDERLIKKIAGYHQFHAVREAVQATIVAATGKQLILHSNIQPGSKKAGVVWHTQGSGKSISMCCYVGKLLQQPEMGNPTIVVVTDRNDLDGQLYGTFCQAQELLKQTPVQADDREALRELLATRDAGGIIFTTVQKFSPEEGENAHPVLNGRSNIVVISDEAHRSQYGMKANLDRETGIYKYGYAKHMRDALPNASFLGFTGTPVSAEDRDTRAVFGDYVSIYDIQDAVDDGATVPIHYESRLAKLDLNHEELAALSDQVDELIEDDELDLREKTKGEWSRLEKLVGAKPRLQQVAADLISHFEKRNTVMDGKAMIVAMSREICVHLYDEIIALRPEWHDDDPEKGQIKIVMTGTVSDKAMLQPHIYNKRTKKRLESRFKNVNDPLKLVIVRDMWLTGFDAPCCHTMYIDKPMRGHNLMQAIARVNRVFKDKPGGLVVDYIGIANELKLALKTYTDANGKGDATINAEEALAIMLEKLDIIHGMFAKTATSAGFDYTGFEAHAQKLLVPVANYVLGLEDGKKRFLDNVLAITKAWSLCCTLDAAQPYKLEIAFLSAVKAAISKFTSVDKKISQAEKNSALKQILDNAVIANGVDDIFTLAGLDKPNIGLLSDEFLQEVHDMPYRNLAVELLEKLINDGIQSRTKNNVVQEKKYSERLQAVLIKYNNRAIETAQVIEELIQMAKDFQSAMARDDALGLNPDEIAFYDALAENESAVRELGDEVLKKLAIEVTLKLRQSTTVDWQVRESVRARLRILVRQTLRRYKYPPDKTAGAVELILKQAEVISNHWTM, from the coding sequence ATGCTAACCGAAGACGACTTAGAACAGCTTTGCTTGGGCTGGTTTACTGAACAGGGCTGGGAAATTCATCACGGGCCGGATATTGCCCCTGATGGCAGTAACCCGCAACGCGCCAGCTATCATGATGTGTTCCTGACGCCCGTGTTAACCTCCTGCCTGCAAAAAATCAACCCGCATCTGCCCGCAGACGTCTTCGAACAGGTTATATCCCGTATTACTCGCGCTGAAAGCCCGGATCTGATTGCCAGCAACAAAGCCTTCCATCATTGGTTGTTGGAAGGTGTTCCGGTTCAGTACCGTTGCGACGAAGAACTTATCCACGACCATGCCTTGCTGGTGGATTTTAACCAGCCGCAAAACAACCATTTTATGGTGGTCAATCAAATGACTATTTGCGGAACGAAACAACCGCGACGCCCGGATATCATCTGTTTTATTAACGGACTGCCGCTGGCGGTTGTGGAACTGAAAAGCCCCATCGACGACAAAGTAGATATCTGGGATGCCTACCACCAGTTACAGACCTATAAAGACGAAATCCGCGATCTGTTTATCAGCAATGAAGCGCTGATTGTCAGCGATGGCTATCTGGCACGTGTGGGTTCTCTGACGGCCACGGAAGAACGTTTTATGCCGTGGAAGACCATCAGCAATGAAAATGATAAGCCCCTGCTGGAATGGCAACTGGAAACTATGGTACGGGGGTTCTTTAACCGGGAACAGCTGCTCGACTATATCCGTTACTTCGTTCTGTTCGAAAACAACGATGAAAGACTGATAAAAAAAATAGCTGGTTATCACCAGTTCCACGCGGTGCGTGAGGCCGTGCAGGCGACGATCGTCGCTGCTACCGGTAAGCAACTGATCCTGCACAGCAACATTCAGCCAGGCAGTAAGAAAGCCGGTGTGGTCTGGCATACGCAGGGTTCCGGTAAAAGTATCTCTATGTGTTGCTACGTCGGTAAATTGTTGCAACAGCCGGAGATGGGCAACCCGACGATTGTGGTCGTGACCGATCGTAACGATCTGGACGGCCAGCTTTACGGCACCTTCTGTCAGGCACAGGAACTGCTCAAACAGACGCCAGTGCAGGCGGATGACCGCGAAGCACTGCGTGAACTGCTTGCAACCCGCGATGCTGGCGGCATTATCTTTACCACTGTGCAGAAGTTCTCCCCGGAGGAAGGGGAAAACGCCCATCCGGTTCTCAATGGGCGCAGCAACATCGTTGTTATTTCCGATGAAGCCCACCGCAGCCAGTACGGCATGAAAGCCAACCTGGACCGGGAAACCGGCATCTATAAATACGGTTACGCTAAACATATGCGTGACGCGCTGCCTAACGCCTCGTTTCTGGGATTCACTGGAACACCGGTTTCGGCAGAGGATCGCGATACCCGCGCTGTATTTGGCGATTACGTCTCGATTTACGATATTCAGGATGCGGTGGACGATGGCGCAACGGTGCCTATTCACTACGAATCCCGGCTGGCGAAACTCGATCTCAATCATGAAGAACTGGCGGCGCTCTCCGATCAGGTTGATGAACTGATTGAAGATGATGAGCTGGACCTGCGTGAAAAAACCAAAGGTGAATGGAGCCGTCTGGAGAAACTGGTTGGTGCTAAACCTCGTCTCCAACAGGTTGCCGCCGATCTGATTTCTCACTTTGAGAAGCGCAATACCGTAATGGACGGCAAGGCGATGATTGTCGCCATGAGCCGTGAAATCTGCGTCCATCTTTACGATGAAATTATCGCGCTACGCCCGGAGTGGCACGATGACGATCCTGAAAAGGGGCAAATCAAAATCGTGATGACCGGTACAGTGTCCGATAAGGCAATGCTTCAACCGCATATCTACAACAAACGAACTAAAAAACGGCTGGAGTCCCGTTTCAAGAATGTGAACGATCCGCTGAAGTTGGTGATTGTGCGCGATATGTGGCTGACTGGCTTTGATGCCCCTTGCTGTCACACCATGTATATCGACAAGCCAATGCGCGGACATAACCTGATGCAGGCCATTGCCCGCGTCAACCGGGTATTCAAAGATAAACCCGGAGGGCTGGTGGTGGATTACATCGGAATCGCCAATGAACTGAAACTGGCGCTGAAAACCTATACCGATGCAAACGGTAAAGGCGATGCGACCATTAATGCCGAAGAAGCGCTGGCAATCATGCTGGAAAAGTTGGACATCATCCACGGTATGTTTGCCAAAACAGCAACGTCAGCGGGTTTTGACTACACCGGCTTTGAAGCTCACGCACAAAAGCTGTTGGTACCTGTTGCAAACTACGTGCTCGGCCTTGAAGACGGTAAGAAACGCTTTCTTGATAACGTATTGGCAATTACTAAAGCCTGGTCGCTTTGCTGTACGCTGGATGCGGCACAGCCTTATAAACTGGAGATTGCTTTCTTGTCTGCAGTGAAGGCCGCTATCAGCAAATTTACCAGTGTGGACAAAAAAATAAGCCAGGCCGAGAAGAACTCCGCGCTGAAACAGATTCTGGATAATGCCGTAATTGCTAATGGCGTGGATGATATTTTCACACTGGCCGGGCTGGATAAGCCCAATATTGGCTTACTTTCTGATGAGTTTTTGCAGGAAGTCCACGATATGCCTTATCGCAACCTGGCGGTAGAGCTGCTGGAAAAACTGATTAATGATGGTATCCAGTCCCGCACGAAAAATAACGTAGTGCAGGAGAAGAAGTATTCTGAACGTCTTCAGGCCGTGCTGATTAAATACAACAACCGGGCTATTGAGACGGCGCAGGTGATTGAAGAGCTGATCCAGATGGCGAAGGATTTTCAGTCCGCAATGGCGCGTGATGATGCGCTTGGTCTGAATCCTGACGAGATCGCCTTCTACGACGCACTGGCAGAAAACGAAAGCGCCGTCCGAGAGTTAGGGGATGAGGTACTTAAGAAACTGGCGATAGAAGTGACGCTGAAGCTGCGGCAATCTACAACCGTAGACTGGCAGGTACGGGAAAGCGTTCGTGCAAGGTTGCGTATCCTGGTTCGACAGACTCTGCGTCGGTATAAATATCCGCCGGATAAAACAGCGGGTGCGGTGGAGTTAATTTTAAAACAAGCGGAAGTTATTTCTAATCACTGGACGATGTAA